TTTTAAGAAAAGCTAAGTTTTCAGTAAGTTGCTTGATAGCTTGTTCATTTTGTTGGATTTCTTGGTCAATAGTGAGCAATTCCGTAGAGGTTACACGGATAAGTTCCTCATGGTAGCCAATTTGCTGATTGATGGTAGCTAGTTCATGTACGCTTTTACGTTTTTCTTTTTGTGCTTTTGAGATAAGGTATTTTGTTAAAGAGATTTTTCTTTGAATTTCTTTCTTTTTTTGGTATAGTTCAGATTTTTGCTTTTGGATATCTTTTTGAGCTAGACTACCTACCATGAACCATACAAACACTATTAGGCAGAGAAGTTTATATAAACCTGCTTTCATAATAGGTTATTCATTGAGAAGTCTTTGCAGGAACTCAAAAGCCTGTTGAGATGGGCGATTAGTGTTAGCGTTATAACAAAGTTTTATGCGCCTATTTGTATCCACTACGTAGATAGCAGGTAATGCCATTGGGTACGTACCATCTGTGTTGGGGCGCTTAGTAGCTAAACCTTCCTTAAACGCACCTCGGGACATTTGCTCTTCATAAACATGCTCCACAGCACAGTATGCTTCTGTATATTGCATAATTTCGTCAGCAATCACAGGAATAGTGATTTTTTTAGCTTCTACTAATTTTTTGGTATACTCGGGGCTTTCAGGACAAATAGCAATAACTTGTTCTGTTAGATTATCTAAAATTTCTTGCTGAATAGCAACGCAGGTACCCATATTTGCATTTGGGCACCAAACGCCCCTAAATAGCATAACCACTACATTTCCCCTTTTAAGCATATCAGAAAGGACAACTCTTTTGCCATGAATGTCTGTGGCATCTATTTCAGGAGCAATACTTCCTAGCTCTAAGTACTGGGCGTACCCTGTTTGAGCACACAAATTACGCACTGATAGAAGTGTTTCTGCTAAAAGCACGCTAAACACAATAAATAGTGTTACTCTGCCCATTACTGTGCAAAAATACACTTTTTTTGAAATTCAACAACATTTGTGTTGTAGTCAAAGGTTAGTTTTGTAGAATTTTCAGACAAAATTTCATCTATCTGCTTGCTTTGTCAATATAATTTGCTTTTAATTCTTGATAACTATGAGTAGGTGCACAGCAAGTATAGTTGGTGCAGTAGTACAAAGTATCTCTATCATTGAGTGCTTTTTTATGTTGTAATAGAGCTATTCTGTCTGATTCAGGATTACCTGCACATATCACATTAGGATGATAGTCTTTCCAGAGCATGTTAATTTCTCCATTGTACATTTTGCCAAAATAAGCAATTTCATGCATTCCATAAACCATGTTGGTCATGAGTGTAGCCCATTTTCCAAAAGCAGTAGGGTATTGCATGACTGCATTTTTAATTTGAGCTAACATAGTGCGAGATAAATCCTTGTATTTGGGTTCATTAAGTAAGGTGCCTAGCCGCAGTAGATTGTGTGCCATGGTAGAGTTAGCAGAAGGAGTAGCATTGTCATAAAACTCTTTTTGTCTAAATAGAATATCGGTTTGGTCAATGGAAGTGTAGTAAAAAGTGTTGTCAGAGGGATCAAAAAAGTGTGTGAAGGTATGTTCTAACAGATCTACGGCTTTGAAGAGGTAAAATTCTTTAAAAGTAGTTTCGTAGACATCAATTAGGGCTTCTATCAAGTAGGCGTAGTCTTCCAAAGTAGCCAATATTTTGGCTTCCCCATTTTTGAAGGTTCTGTATAAGGTATTTCCTTTGCAATAGCGGGTGCATAAGAATTCGACGTTTTTGATCATCATATCATAGTACCTTGAATTTAGGGTCAATCTGTACATGCGGGCTACTGCGGATAGCATTAGGGCGTTCCAATTCAATAGTATTTTGTCATCCAAACCAGGCTTGATGCGCTGTTCTCTATGTTCGAAAAGTATTTTTTTTACTTTTTTAAGAATATCTTTCCATGCTTGGTAGGTTAGACCGTGCTTTTGGGCAAATTCTTCATCTGTATATCGGCGGAAAAGTACATTATTGCCGTGTTCCCAGTTGCCTTCGGGGGTGATATAGAAATAATCTGCAATCAGTTCAAACTCATTTGGGATCAAGGATTTGACCTCATCGTATTGCCATACGAAGTATTTACCTTCTACACCTTCGGAATCGGCGTCTTGGGCGGCATAAAAGCCTCCTTCGGGGCTAGTCATTTCGCGTTGAATGTAATCCATAGTTTCTGTAATAACTTCAAGATATTCAGGTTTGTGCGTGCATTGGTAGCCTTCTCCATAAACTTTGAGTAAAAGAGCATTGTCATAGAGCATTTTTTCAAAGTGGGGTATATGCCATTGAGCGTCAGTAGAGTAGCGAGAAAAACCACCGCCAATGACATCGTACATTCCGCCCATCATCATTTTGTCTAAACTTAGTACAGCATGATTCAAAGCCGCTTTGCTTTTCTTAAAGTGGTAATAACGCAGTAAAAATTTAATACTCTGCACACTTGGGAATTTAGGTGGATTTCCGAATCCCCCATACTGGTTGTCAAAACGTTTTTGCAGTGAAAAAAATATCGTGTCTAGCTGTGCTTCGTTAAAGTTTTGATTTTCGTCTGGTTGTATGAAGTGAGTAGCTTGTGAAATATGCTTAAAGATTTGTTCGGCTTGTTCCTCAATTTCTTTACGGCGTTCTCGGAATACTTTGGCTACTTGGGCTAGTACACTTTTCCAAGAAGGTCTGTCATAGTAAGGCTTTGGGGGAAAGTAAGTTCCACCATAAAAAGGTTTCAAGTCAGGAGTAAGGAAGCAGTTAAGTGGCCATCCGCCACTTCCGGTTATAGCTTGCACAGCTTCCATATAAATCTGGTCTATATCGGGTCGCTCTTCGCGGTCAACTTTGATGTTGACAAAAAACTCGTTCATTATGGCTGCTACCTCAGGGTCCTGAAAAGACTCTCTTTCCATAACATGACACCAGTGGCAAGCAGAATATCCTATGCTTAGCAATATAGGCTTATCTTCTTTTTTAGCTTTGGTCAAAGCTTCTTCTCCCCAAGGATACCAATCTACGGGATTATGGGCGTGCTGCAATAAATAAGGACTTGTTTCATGGATTAAGCGATTAGTGTACATATTTAGTATAAGGATAAATTCGTTAAAAAAGTTCAAGATAAGGCTTTCAGAATTTACAGACTTCTT
This Bacteroidia bacterium DNA region includes the following protein-coding sequences:
- a CDS encoding redoxin domain-containing protein, producing MGRVTLFIVFSVLLAETLLSVRNLCAQTGYAQYLELGSIAPEIDATDIHGKRVVLSDMLKRGNVVVMLFRGVWCPNANMGTCVAIQQEILDNLTEQVIAICPESPEYTKKLVEAKKITIPVIADEIMQYTEAYCAVEHVYEEQMSRGAFKEGLATKRPNTDGTYPMALPAIYVVDTNRRIKLCYNANTNRPSQQAFEFLQRLLNE
- a CDS encoding thioredoxin domain-containing protein — encoded protein: MYTNRLIHETSPYLLQHAHNPVDWYPWGEEALTKAKKEDKPILLSIGYSACHWCHVMERESFQDPEVAAIMNEFFVNIKVDREERPDIDQIYMEAVQAITGSGGWPLNCFLTPDLKPFYGGTYFPPKPYYDRPSWKSVLAQVAKVFRERRKEIEEQAEQIFKHISQATHFIQPDENQNFNEAQLDTIFFSLQKRFDNQYGGFGNPPKFPSVQSIKFLLRYYHFKKSKAALNHAVLSLDKMMMGGMYDVIGGGFSRYSTDAQWHIPHFEKMLYDNALLLKVYGEGYQCTHKPEYLEVITETMDYIQREMTSPEGGFYAAQDADSEGVEGKYFVWQYDEVKSLIPNEFELIADYFYITPEGNWEHGNNVLFRRYTDEEFAQKHGLTYQAWKDILKKVKKILFEHREQRIKPGLDDKILLNWNALMLSAVARMYRLTLNSRYYDMMIKNVEFLCTRYCKGNTLYRTFKNGEAKILATLEDYAYLIEALIDVYETTFKEFYLFKAVDLLEHTFTHFFDPSDNTFYYTSIDQTDILFRQKEFYDNATPSANSTMAHNLLRLGTLLNEPKYKDLSRTMLAQIKNAVMQYPTAFGKWATLMTNMVYGMHEIAYFGKMYNGEINMLWKDYHPNVICAGNPESDRIALLQHKKALNDRDTLYYCTNYTCCAPTHSYQELKANYIDKASR